AAATGAATGGAGAAAAAAGCCGTTTTCGAATTCAAGAGCAGTTAAAAAAATGGCCAGACTCTCTTAGCGAGGTGGAAGCTTGGGTTGATGATCCTGCCTCGGGTGATCAAATTAGGCTTCACGTTTCTGCATTTATAAAAAATAGCAATTTAATTTTAGATTTCTCTCAAACAGGTGATCAATCTATCGCACCAATTAATTTGAGGCCCGCCTTCATAGAAGGATTAGCAAGGAATGCTGTCATTCGGCTAACAGACAGGTACATCCCTTTAAATTGGGGTGTTAGTGATGTTGTAAAGTGTGTATTCAGTGAAGGGAGCTTGCTTAATCCGACATTCCCAGGCCCCGTGGGCTTTTATTCCAAAACCCTTGCGCTGGTAGAAAGCGTTATAGGAGCGGTGATGGCGAAGGCTTCTGGGAATAAAGCTCTAGCTCATATTGCAACGCAGAGCTCTATCGTTATTGGCTATGAAGGTGATCATAATCGGCAATATGTACAGTACGAGCTAATGTACGCAGGTTCTCCTGGCTGGGACGGGGGAGATGGTTTTACCGGAATTGGGTCAAGAGCGAGTTATGCAAAGCTTACAAGCTGCGAAGTAATTGAGTCAGAATTTCCTGTGGAGATGCTGCGATTTGAGGTAATACCTGATAGCGCAGGGGAAGGTAAGTTTAGGGGAGGACCAGGCTATATAAGAGAATATCGTGTCTCCGCTACCAGTCGTCTTTCAGGAGGTGCTGCTCGTAGAAAGGCAGCCGGGGTTGAAGGTGGAGATGATGGGAGTAATGCCTTCGTTGTGATAAATCCAGATACTGATAGAGAGAAACGGTTTCCCGGCATAGTTTCAAATATAATTTTATATTCAGGTGATATTTTTCGAATCGAAACAGGTGGGGGCGGAGGTGCCTTCCCTGCTTCCGAACGTTCATTTGAGCGAATAAAAAATGATGTTGATGACGGGGTATTGAGTGTCAGTAAAGCAGAAAGCTTTTATGGCATCAATATAACTGACAGTAACTAAATCTATTGGAGTATTCATGGATGTAGAACAGATTTTCCCTGGGGTTTGGGAGCTTAGAACTTCTTACGGGCAGGATACAGCTGAACTTTTCACAGATGGACCCATGCCACATGCAGCATGGTTCATCGCTGGGGAGCAATCGGCAATATTAGACCCCGGCCCCACTTCTATTGCTGAAGAGATTTTATATGCCATAAGGAAATTAGGTTATGAAACTGATCTAATCGAGTCGATAATTCCTTCACATATACATATTGATCATGCAGGAGCCGCTGGTTGGATGGTAGATCAATTGCCTAGCGCTAAGGCAATATTCCATACGCGTGGCGCTCCTTTTATGCGAGATGTATCACGTTTAACTGCTGGAACTGCAGATGTTTTTGGTGAAGATTGGGAAACTATTTTTGGGGCGCTTCTACCAGTGCCTGATGAAAAAATGGTAGTTGTAGAAGATGGTACTGTTTTAAAACTTGGTGATAGTGATTACCGTGTAGTGTTTATGCCAGGTCATTCTTTAGATCATATAGGCATATTTGATGAAGCTAATAAGGCGCTTTATTGTGGCCATGGACTGGGTAATTACAAACCTCATCGATACATGCCAGACCCACCAATGACCCTTCCTTACTTTGATGTTGATGCAAGCATTGAATCTATAAGAAAAGCTAGAAAGCTAAACCCAGAGTATTTACTGCCAGTGCATTCGGGATTTTTAGCATCTAATCCCAGTTTTGCCATAGACGCTGTTGAACGTGTGACAATTGAACTTGGTGAAATAATCAAGGAAGGAATGTCCAAAGGGTGGAGTGATCC
The nucleotide sequence above comes from Dehalococcoidia bacterium. Encoded proteins:
- a CDS encoding hydantoinase B/oxoprolinase family protein yields the protein MDIITFEVITARLDGIVREMENAVFRTGYSTIVRESHDFSCGILDAKGRLVARGSHPGHMGGLPVSIQGLLEFYREESFEEGDAYLASHPYYSGCPHANDMVVITPIFSNNHLMAFAASIGHTPDTGGVSPGTRNSSAHDLYGEGLIIPPVRFMRNYKILQDVESFIRGNSRVPSMMIGDLVAKAGVCHTIGESRLKELVEIYSLDALNTQFQMNGEKSRFRIQEQLKKWPDSLSEVEAWVDDPASGDQIRLHVSAFIKNSNLILDFSQTGDQSIAPINLRPAFIEGLARNAVIRLTDRYIPLNWGVSDVVKCVFSEGSLLNPTFPGPVGFYSKTLALVESVIGAVMAKASGNKALAHIATQSSIVIGYEGDHNRQYVQYELMYAGSPGWDGGDGFTGIGSRASYAKLTSCEVIESEFPVEMLRFEVIPDSAGEGKFRGGPGYIREYRVSATSRLSGGAARRKAAGVEGGDDGSNAFVVINPDTDREKRFPGIVSNIILYSGDIFRIETGGGGGAFPASERSFERIKNDVDDGVLSVSKAESFYGINITDSN
- a CDS encoding MBL fold metallo-hydrolase; the protein is MDVEQIFPGVWELRTSYGQDTAELFTDGPMPHAAWFIAGEQSAILDPGPTSIAEEILYAIRKLGYETDLIESIIPSHIHIDHAGAAGWMVDQLPSAKAIFHTRGAPFMRDVSRLTAGTADVFGEDWETIFGALLPVPDEKMVVVEDGTVLKLGDSDYRVVFMPGHSLDHIGIFDEANKALYCGHGLGNYKPHRYMPDPPMTLPYFDVDASIESIRKARKLNPEYLLPVHSGFLASNPSFAIDAVERVTIELGEIIKEGMSKGWSDPEIEISVCKYMFADPSKSDRSYIPLVVSYRKYYERQIMKAKKNL